The following are from one region of the Rhodopirellula sp. P2 genome:
- a CDS encoding two-partner secretion domain-containing protein translates to MTKKTDRRSNGQHNGGSGVRLTRTSVVRKRLLLAAILAGCSMPGALFAQAPVGGNIVAGAGTIDHSVSNLTNITTSTDRAVINWDDFSVGSGHTVNFDQLSSNSAVLNRVIGSAPQSLINGAITSNGNVFVSNASGVVIGSTGVINTNGFTATTLDITNDRFMSGDLSFGGNSNAAVINNGLISTGDGGANLIASQVFNNGTIESTGNINLATGGQLKMAGGRYIQADLETISSGISKGSSLIQNSGTIRAIGGLNVGGEVYLVNPNGNIVNDATIIAALSNPDGTQSGGRVEMIASADASLKNASIDVSGKVGGRVVVTGESVEMTSSKVDASGELGGGEVRVGGGWKGQDATVANATTTNISADSQISVDATVDGDAGSVVVWADKATDFAGQINARALGDGDGGQAEVSGKQELVFSGNADMRASRLDGEHGTLLLDPASFTLDSSNQDAIRAQWGSGNLVIEAEETIDIEVDLFPTLSSGGDEKGYNDGSKTTLTLREQTGGDGAVDITIAAEMRDSRQGSAAVEINAGTGSVTVTEDGKISSNLGGNSDVIVSANSFDVAGSVWINKLVATGNESVGVGSATTGTMNLSDETMSNIGTLEIQGSDFDVDMGGPASSYSTLKLVGETVNIDRFEGYSLNIESNDLTITGPVTGGGSFRFIGQANQSIGLGSGSGDLQFSKAILAGITGFYSFEMGHNTDSGSDISIVDAGLDFNTVTLRGSSIDIDRLSIGTNLYMYTDSLNVQNALTKTADTGTLNLTSMTNNRSVGLGDGTAGLLQVSADEFAHLGRYSYLEVNVGFGDVTVAMDFTGNYDNRIEVDNANGLIHLNGVSVDSSLFQLISNDLQVSDAVTGDIDNTALALYAGVSRMAVGSAASGDWTLDNTEFAFLSNFQKLTLHNTQTNGMLDVVGFEIGNELDFSSITPGEVNFLSDSMRLSDVSVPKALNISVYSGLAFDGGVTTDDPTSSLTITAGRASFGSGGSSTIGLGTGTTGDVHLDDDEIARITQFDTVHATHIYSSSPGTTQVNATFDKNLTLSGGQQTTIESLTMTGGSDLDVSTHNKWAGNDSPGADKIVVGDITSDGDITIDSSRVEVNGDAHTVNGDVRVEAELATIGNGTQTSHVSIGSANGTTTVETDELNINASGTAGAQIGYAFTGTEVTAAAGDIVVETTGDVNLTGQGSHFASIGHGDLLGGDDTGKTVSGDVTLSGGKNVTIQKGHVGHLVDGTGTYGSGSTTVFAGRQDFTDENEHREVGDSHQPYSLDIDGQSVLVSAAFADEGKLSLFAPALSSYNLDPSALLNGGNATGDPPTNYAGPSDPDNDFFGEYLGDAAHNWSLFSAPIGLEIQILDATSVYGDVILSPATVDMLTDASVLFGSTTVEDLGLQVDYDGIDHETNAGTYVLQVDSDALKNGYFIRKLYRNGETFGTGPGTLITNYGRHIITPADLSIVVNHQTKTYGDLLTLAGNEFVATGLKNSQVIENLVLVSGGTAESATVLGGPYSITGSSPTGTGFLTSNYGISYTAGALTVSPAPLDLILLSDSKLLGTEGVTETTQFIANGLKHLDGIEHVAVVSSGIPTTAALGAYDLEIDAPFGVHFDASNYAIHSTDATLTVFSKNGETSHDVWTRSQLATSTLPMNLNGGGGGMSSSQTGRATVEITAPGQDGELSGHDAGQPDLDDTVMPSEPTSDGSGVELSVSSFQVDHFSGNTRI, encoded by the coding sequence TTGACGAAGAAGACAGACCGCCGATCGAACGGTCAACACAATGGTGGCAGTGGAGTTCGACTAACTCGAACCAGCGTCGTTCGAAAACGTTTGCTTCTTGCCGCGATCTTGGCGGGATGCTCGATGCCTGGAGCGTTGTTTGCCCAGGCTCCCGTGGGTGGCAACATTGTCGCGGGTGCAGGAACCATCGATCACAGCGTCAGCAACCTGACCAACATCACCACATCGACCGATCGAGCGGTGATCAACTGGGACGACTTCTCCGTCGGCAGTGGGCACACTGTCAACTTCGATCAGCTCAGTTCGAATTCGGCAGTCCTGAACCGCGTGATTGGTTCAGCACCTCAGTCGTTGATCAATGGGGCCATCACGTCGAACGGGAACGTGTTCGTTTCCAACGCCAGTGGAGTGGTCATTGGCAGCACCGGTGTCATCAACACCAACGGGTTCACCGCCACAACGTTGGACATCACCAACGATCGGTTCATGAGCGGTGATCTGTCTTTCGGTGGCAATTCGAACGCGGCAGTCATCAACAACGGTTTGATCTCGACCGGTGACGGGGGAGCCAACCTGATCGCCTCGCAAGTGTTCAATAATGGCACGATTGAATCAACGGGCAACATCAATCTGGCCACCGGTGGCCAACTGAAGATGGCGGGCGGACGCTATATCCAAGCGGATTTGGAAACGATCAGCAGTGGAATCTCGAAGGGATCGTCGCTGATTCAGAACAGTGGAACGATTCGCGCGATTGGTGGATTGAACGTCGGCGGCGAAGTGTACTTGGTCAATCCCAACGGCAACATCGTCAACGACGCGACGATCATCGCGGCTTTGTCCAATCCAGATGGAACCCAATCGGGCGGGCGGGTCGAAATGATCGCTTCCGCGGATGCGTCACTGAAGAATGCATCGATCGACGTCAGTGGGAAAGTGGGTGGCCGGGTGGTCGTGACAGGCGAATCGGTGGAGATGACTTCGTCCAAGGTGGATGCGTCTGGTGAGTTGGGTGGTGGTGAGGTTCGTGTCGGGGGCGGTTGGAAAGGGCAGGACGCCACGGTTGCCAATGCGACCACGACGAACATTTCGGCCGACAGTCAAATCAGCGTGGATGCCACGGTGGATGGTGACGCGGGTTCTGTCGTTGTATGGGCTGACAAAGCGACCGATTTCGCGGGCCAGATCAACGCCCGAGCACTAGGCGACGGTGACGGCGGGCAGGCGGAAGTTTCTGGCAAGCAAGAATTGGTGTTCTCCGGCAACGCTGACATGAGAGCGAGCCGTCTCGACGGCGAGCACGGCACCCTGTTGCTGGATCCTGCCTCGTTCACACTGGATTCCAGCAACCAAGACGCGATTCGGGCTCAATGGGGATCGGGCAACTTGGTGATCGAAGCGGAGGAAACGATCGACATCGAGGTGGACCTGTTTCCCACCCTGTCATCCGGTGGTGACGAGAAAGGTTACAACGACGGATCGAAGACGACATTGACACTGCGTGAGCAGACCGGTGGCGACGGAGCCGTTGACATCACGATCGCGGCGGAGATGCGTGACAGTCGTCAGGGCTCCGCTGCCGTTGAGATCAATGCGGGAACGGGAAGCGTGACCGTGACCGAGGACGGGAAAATCAGCTCGAATCTGGGCGGGAACAGTGATGTCATCGTTTCCGCGAACTCGTTCGATGTGGCGGGCAGCGTTTGGATCAACAAACTGGTCGCGACAGGCAACGAGAGCGTCGGGGTGGGGAGTGCCACCACAGGCACGATGAACCTCAGCGACGAAACGATGTCGAACATCGGTACGCTTGAGATCCAAGGCAGTGACTTTGATGTCGACATGGGGGGCCCCGCGAGTTCCTATTCGACGCTGAAGTTAGTCGGTGAGACGGTCAACATCGATCGTTTCGAGGGATACTCGCTGAACATTGAGTCCAATGATTTGACGATCACTGGGCCTGTGACCGGCGGTGGAAGCTTTCGATTCATCGGCCAAGCCAACCAGTCGATTGGGCTGGGAAGCGGCAGCGGTGATCTGCAGTTTTCCAAAGCGATCCTGGCGGGGATCACGGGGTTCTATTCGTTCGAGATGGGGCACAACACCGATTCGGGAAGTGACATCTCCATCGTGGATGCTGGGTTGGACTTCAATACGGTGACTTTGCGAGGTTCCTCGATCGACATTGATCGGTTATCGATTGGGACCAATCTGTACATGTACACGGACAGCCTGAACGTCCAAAACGCTCTGACCAAGACGGCGGACACCGGGACGCTCAATCTCACGTCGATGACCAACAATCGGTCCGTTGGTCTTGGAGACGGCACCGCTGGCCTGCTTCAGGTCTCGGCGGACGAGTTTGCACATCTTGGACGTTACAGCTATTTGGAGGTCAATGTCGGCTTCGGGGACGTCACCGTGGCGATGGACTTCACCGGCAACTACGACAATCGAATCGAAGTGGACAACGCCAACGGATTGATTCACCTGAATGGTGTCAGTGTTGATAGCAGCCTGTTCCAATTGATCAGCAATGACCTGCAGGTTTCCGATGCGGTCACAGGTGACATCGATAACACGGCGCTGGCCCTGTACGCAGGCGTCTCGCGGATGGCGGTTGGTTCGGCTGCGTCTGGTGATTGGACCTTGGACAACACCGAGTTTGCCTTCCTCAGCAACTTTCAAAAACTAACGCTTCACAACACCCAAACCAATGGGATGTTGGACGTGGTGGGATTTGAGATCGGCAACGAATTGGATTTCAGTTCGATCACCCCGGGGGAGGTTAACTTCTTGAGTGACTCGATGCGACTGAGTGATGTTTCCGTTCCGAAAGCACTGAATATCTCGGTCTACAGTGGGCTGGCGTTTGACGGCGGCGTGACAACGGATGATCCGACGAGTTCCTTGACCATCACGGCGGGGCGTGCATCGTTTGGCTCCGGCGGTTCGAGCACCATTGGACTTGGGACCGGTACGACCGGAGACGTGCATTTGGATGACGATGAGATCGCTCGCATCACCCAGTTCGATACCGTTCACGCGACGCACATCTATTCAAGTTCGCCCGGCACCACGCAAGTGAACGCAACGTTTGACAAGAACTTGACGCTCAGCGGGGGGCAGCAAACGACGATCGAGTCGCTGACCATGACGGGTGGCAGCGATCTGGACGTCTCGACCCACAACAAGTGGGCAGGGAATGATAGTCCAGGTGCTGACAAGATTGTCGTGGGCGATATCACATCGGATGGCGACATCACCATCGACAGCAGTCGTGTCGAAGTGAATGGGGACGCTCACACGGTCAACGGCGATGTTCGTGTGGAAGCCGAATTGGCAACCATCGGCAATGGAACCCAAACGAGTCACGTGAGCATTGGCAGTGCGAATGGCACGACGACGGTTGAAACTGACGAATTGAATATTAACGCCAGCGGCACCGCGGGGGCACAAATCGGATACGCGTTCACTGGCACTGAAGTGACTGCCGCGGCAGGAGACATCGTCGTCGAGACCACCGGCGATGTGAATTTGACCGGCCAGGGATCGCACTTCGCATCCATTGGACATGGTGACTTGCTCGGTGGCGATGACACCGGCAAGACGGTCTCGGGCGATGTAACGCTCAGTGGTGGGAAGAATGTGACCATTCAAAAGGGGCACGTCGGTCACCTCGTCGATGGCACCGGAACGTATGGATCGGGAAGCACAACGGTGTTTGCTGGTAGGCAAGATTTCACCGACGAAAATGAACACCGTGAGGTGGGCGATTCGCACCAACCTTACTCGTTGGACATTGATGGTCAGTCCGTGTTGGTCAGTGCAGCCTTCGCGGATGAAGGCAAGCTCAGTCTGTTTGCTCCCGCGCTGTCGTCGTACAACCTGGACCCATCGGCGCTGCTCAATGGGGGCAATGCAACTGGGGACCCGCCGACCAATTACGCTGGTCCCAGCGATCCTGACAATGATTTCTTTGGCGAGTACCTAGGCGATGCTGCCCACAACTGGTCTCTGTTTTCAGCACCGATTGGATTGGAGATTCAGATCCTTGACGCCACATCGGTCTACGGCGATGTGATCCTTTCGCCAGCCACGGTTGACATGCTCACCGACGCCTCGGTGTTGTTTGGTTCAACGACGGTGGAGGACCTTGGCTTGCAAGTGGACTACGACGGGATCGATCATGAGACCAACGCCGGAACTTACGTCCTGCAGGTCGACAGCGACGCGTTGAAGAACGGCTACTTCATCCGGAAACTGTATCGAAATGGAGAGACATTCGGGACCGGACCCGGGACTCTGATCACGAACTATGGGCGGCACATCATCACGCCAGCTGATCTGTCGATTGTGGTCAACCATCAAACCAAGACCTACGGCGATCTGCTCACGTTGGCAGGCAATGAGTTCGTCGCAACCGGGTTGAAGAACAGCCAGGTCATCGAAAACTTGGTGCTGGTGTCGGGCGGAACCGCCGAATCGGCAACCGTGCTGGGTGGGCCCTACTCCATCACGGGAAGCTCACCGACTGGGACGGGGTTCCTGACATCCAACTACGGCATTTCGTACACCGCCGGCGCTTTGACAGTGAGTCCAGCCCCCTTGGATTTGATCTTGCTGTCCGACTCCAAGTTGCTGGGCACCGAAGGGGTGACCGAAACCACTCAGTTCATTGCGAATGGATTGAAGCACTTGGATGGGATTGAACACGTGGCGGTTGTCAGTTCCGGCATCCCCACCACGGCGGCACTCGGCGCTTACGATTTGGAAATCGACGCGCCGTTTGGTGTTCACTTTGACGCTTCCAACTACGCCATCCATTCCACCGATGCGACCTTGACCGTATTTTCCAAAAATGGCGAAACCAGTCACGATGTTTGGACCAGGTCTCAATTGGCCACATCGACGTTGCCAATGAATCTCAACGGCGGTGGCGGTGGGATGAGCAGCAGTCAGACTGGTCGTGCAACGGTCGAGATCACCGCTCCAGGGCAGGACGGTGAACTGAGTGGCCATGACGCCGGCCAACCTGATCTGGATGACACGGTGATGCCCAGCGAGCCAACCAGCGACGGAAGCGGGGTTGAATTGAGTGTGTCATCCTTCCAAGTCGATCATTTCTCGGGGAACACGAGGATTTGA
- a CDS encoding ShlB/FhaC/HecB family hemolysin secretion/activation protein: MTLRRLEVLAGWICAASLLFSSSAFGQNFERYRPKVFQPWEVGKFDLDLQTEKDAETPSSDVVLVDALEAVILLPSRDEVDPHEAYAEFDGVHSRIHHSGSLANSARVQSIVEAHLGHPITLRNLNKMTRQIIEVYEQGGQPIVDVQIPEQKITGGTIQIVIVESRIGAIQVKGGCWVDPCLLRQGITRSRVGGRIHESCVSEDLYWLNRSPFRSVGLDVKPGSFDGTSDLTFEVEDVFPMRAYMGYEDTGVEALRLERLYTGLLIGNVFGFDGLLGYQYTADSEFSRLHAHAVSYTVDPSRERGYQVFGSWASAAPALPAPMTQDGEAWQVGTRAFHYTTRTSRLERAWFIGTDFKSSNTSVEFGALNTSATAADLLQLSVGYNALVRENNGDYARLNTIVNYGPDGGFTSQNNAAAFNSLRQNTAPGYVYWRTSMDMRRQVGCDYEWTFRGAGQVSSERLLFSETLGFGGYDSIRGYDQRVASGDNGWLTSFEFGPNAWTFGSGDCERNVKAYTFADLGQAFILDSVAGEADDQFLSSVGVGCRIAVGQKGSLRFDYGHGFNDVLGADAGDRVHVGFVSFFGPTPN; this comes from the coding sequence ATGACGTTACGACGTTTGGAGGTATTGGCTGGCTGGATTTGTGCCGCGAGCCTGTTGTTTAGCAGTTCTGCGTTTGGGCAGAACTTTGAACGCTATCGACCGAAGGTGTTCCAGCCTTGGGAAGTCGGCAAGTTCGATCTCGACCTGCAAACCGAGAAGGATGCGGAGACACCCAGCAGCGATGTGGTGTTGGTCGACGCATTGGAAGCTGTCATCCTGCTGCCCAGTCGTGACGAGGTCGATCCGCATGAGGCGTATGCGGAGTTCGATGGCGTGCATTCACGCATCCATCACTCCGGCTCGCTGGCCAATTCAGCTCGCGTTCAATCGATCGTGGAGGCACACCTCGGACACCCGATCACGCTTCGCAATCTGAACAAGATGACGCGTCAGATCATTGAGGTCTACGAACAAGGTGGGCAACCGATCGTGGACGTGCAAATTCCCGAGCAAAAGATCACCGGCGGAACAATCCAAATCGTGATCGTTGAATCGCGGATTGGGGCAATCCAGGTGAAAGGTGGATGCTGGGTCGATCCCTGCCTCCTTCGCCAAGGAATCACGCGTTCGCGAGTCGGGGGTCGGATCCACGAATCTTGCGTTTCCGAAGACCTCTACTGGCTCAACCGCAGCCCGTTCCGATCGGTCGGATTGGACGTGAAGCCAGGTTCTTTCGATGGAACTTCGGACCTCACCTTTGAAGTCGAGGATGTGTTTCCAATGCGAGCTTACATGGGATACGAGGACACGGGCGTGGAAGCGTTGCGACTCGAACGGTTGTACACCGGCCTGCTGATCGGAAACGTCTTCGGCTTCGACGGTCTGCTCGGTTACCAATACACGGCCGATTCAGAGTTTTCTCGCCTGCATGCCCATGCCGTCAGCTACACCGTCGACCCCAGTCGCGAACGCGGCTATCAAGTCTTTGGCAGTTGGGCATCCGCCGCACCCGCCCTGCCTGCTCCCATGACCCAGGATGGCGAAGCCTGGCAGGTCGGTACCCGTGCGTTTCACTACACCACACGCACCTCCCGTCTTGAGCGTGCTTGGTTCATTGGCACGGACTTCAAATCGTCCAACACGTCGGTTGAATTCGGTGCCCTGAACACCTCGGCGACGGCCGCCGATTTGCTGCAGCTCAGCGTCGGGTACAACGCCTTGGTGCGAGAAAACAATGGGGACTACGCTCGTTTGAACACCATTGTCAACTACGGGCCGGACGGTGGATTCACGTCCCAGAACAACGCCGCCGCGTTCAATAGTCTTCGGCAAAACACGGCTCCAGGCTATGTCTACTGGAGAACCTCCATGGACATGCGTCGTCAAGTTGGGTGTGACTACGAGTGGACCTTTCGAGGTGCCGGTCAGGTTTCGAGCGAAAGACTGCTGTTCAGCGAAACACTTGGTTTTGGTGGTTACGATTCCATCCGTGGTTACGACCAACGCGTGGCCAGTGGCGACAATGGTTGGCTGACCAGTTTTGAGTTTGGACCCAATGCTTGGACCTTCGGCAGTGGTGATTGCGAGCGGAACGTCAAGGCGTACACGTTCGCCGATCTCGGACAGGCGTTCATCCTGGATAGCGTTGCTGGGGAAGCGGACGACCAGTTTCTGTCGAGCGTCGGGGTTGGCTGCCGGATCGCAGTTGGGCAGAAAGGATCACTCCGCTTTGACTATGGGCACGGCTTCAACGACGTCCTCGGTGCCGATGCCGGCGACCGGGTTCACGTGGGCTTCGTTTCGTTCTTTGGCCCCACGCCAAACTGA
- a CDS encoding efflux RND transporter periplasmic adaptor subunit — MKSKFLPASLLCIGLSLVFASGCSKAKPSEDASSRPTQKVSVAAAVQNDVTDYVELVGRLAADEKVVIQSRVSGFLLKTHFTDGQRVEAGDLLFTIEPDEYQAIYEQAQAQISVAETQLELARKKFARSQKLLANDAISREEFDEDQAAVAEAAASVIAKQADSARVKLDVDYTKIVSPISGRVDRALLDDGNFVTGGLVGGTVLTTVLKDRPIKAIANINEGVRLTFMRRRRELGGENFKEADKLQELNIPCFVQLQDETDFPHEGKLEYAESQVNEQTGTSQIRAVFENASGLLTTGMFVRMKLPVSDAHPAVLVPDTAIGTDQATKFVYVVDDQNQVQHRTVEVGDRKGKLRVILSGVKPNESVVVAGIQLIQPGMKVDPVSETETP, encoded by the coding sequence ATGAAATCCAAATTCTTGCCAGCTTCTCTGTTGTGCATTGGTCTGTCGTTGGTTTTCGCAAGTGGTTGTTCCAAAGCGAAACCGTCGGAGGACGCGTCCTCCCGCCCCACTCAGAAGGTGTCCGTTGCTGCCGCCGTGCAGAACGATGTCACCGACTACGTCGAGTTGGTGGGACGTCTTGCAGCGGATGAGAAGGTGGTGATCCAGTCACGTGTTTCTGGATTCCTTTTGAAGACACATTTCACCGACGGACAAAGAGTCGAAGCTGGTGATCTGCTGTTCACGATCGAGCCCGACGAGTACCAAGCGATCTACGAACAAGCCCAGGCACAGATTTCGGTGGCCGAAACACAATTGGAGTTGGCTCGGAAAAAGTTTGCTCGATCCCAGAAGTTGCTGGCCAACGATGCGATTTCACGGGAGGAATTTGACGAGGACCAAGCCGCGGTGGCGGAAGCGGCGGCCAGCGTGATCGCCAAGCAGGCGGATTCGGCACGCGTCAAACTGGATGTGGACTACACCAAAATTGTCTCGCCCATTTCGGGACGGGTTGACCGAGCGTTGCTGGACGATGGCAACTTTGTCACCGGTGGATTGGTTGGGGGCACGGTTTTGACAACCGTGTTGAAGGACCGACCGATCAAAGCGATTGCGAACATCAACGAGGGGGTGCGACTGACGTTCATGCGTCGGCGACGCGAGCTTGGGGGAGAAAACTTCAAAGAAGCCGACAAGCTTCAGGAACTGAACATCCCCTGTTTTGTGCAGCTCCAAGATGAAACGGACTTCCCACATGAAGGCAAGTTGGAATACGCGGAAAGCCAAGTGAATGAGCAAACCGGCACCTCGCAGATTCGTGCGGTGTTCGAAAATGCCAGTGGTTTGCTGACCACAGGGATGTTCGTTCGTATGAAGCTGCCTGTTTCCGATGCCCATCCTGCTGTCCTGGTTCCTGATACGGCGATCGGCACCGACCAAGCAACCAAATTCGTTTACGTCGTCGATGACCAGAACCAAGTGCAGCATCGCACGGTGGAAGTCGGTGACCGAAAGGGCAAGCTGCGAGTGATTCTGTCCGGTGTCAAACCCAATGAATCGGTCGTTGTCGCGGGCATCCAGTTGATTCAGCCGGGCATGAAAGTGGATCCGGTCTCGGAAACGGAAACTCCTTGA